From the genome of Astatotilapia calliptera chromosome 3, fAstCal1.2, whole genome shotgun sequence:
ACGTCTTGCACTATACTAACGCAGTTTTACTTTATCAGGTCATGCAGAAAGACAGTGAGAAGAACATGTCCATCAAGAAGCTTTGGAAGTAAAAGGCCTTGTGTATTCTAGCACACAATGCAACCACATATGTATATTTCCCTTTTGTTTATGGTTTATAATTGTTTCATGAGTGTGATCAGTCAGTAAAATAGTTTCCCCAATAAACAGAGTTGGTCTTGTTTTATTTCTCAAGCAAATGTAGACAAATTCAACCCACTTCACTAAACTCAAACTTTTGTCAAAGCAAAATCAGTCATATGGTCTTCAGATTTCTGCTTTACAGTTAACATATTCAATATGGCACTTCACATTATAGCTGCTGTTATAATAGGGGGCTTACATAGCTGACCACACTGAGTGCAGATGTTTTTGACAATAAGTTGCTGTAGGAACTTTGTCCTGCATGCTTGTACTACATACCTTTCTCATATAAAGCCACTGCACTATCAGGATATACGGTATGTACACCAGCACTGACTACTGTGGTCATTCTATGCTGACCACTCTGCAACAGGCCTGTTGGATGTTCTTTTACAGTGACTCACATACTCATTTGTGGAATGGTTACACGGCAGTAAAACACTGGATCAGTCCAAATGCTCAGCACCTTCAGAGGCATGCCACAGTTCTGTCCTCTTTTTCTATTTGGAAGGTCAGCTGGCTAGCGCCTCACCCAGGACGCAGGCACCCACTGTGGCTCCATCTGTACTTTTTCCAATACAACCTGGAGCTCTGCTAAGGCACTAGCTGGATCTTCCTTTACCAACACGTAGTCGACCCAGTGGCCGTAGCATTCGTCCATTTGCTCTGCCGACTGCTTCATTTCCTGCAAGTCATCGTcctgagaggaagagagacaaGTGTTTAGCTGCTAATACACTCTGCTAGAGAACAGCCGAAGTTAAACTAATGACCATATGGAATTTCTCTATTCTTACTCAGTACCTCAGAGCTGACATGCAGATATTGTCAAAATGTGACTTTTTGAATGTGGCACGATTTTTGGTACCAGCATACCATACTATGACACAGCTCATTCACTTCACTGTATTCAAatgaccttcacagacaccaACATAtttggctgtgtgtttgtacaACTAAgtaactttaactttttaagcagtttatattaaacataaaatacTCACACACTGAGTTTAAATGCATGCCATGTGAAGAAAAGCTTTATTTACTGAGGTTCAATCAGCCTTTTGATATGGTTCCTTtctcaacaaaacaaacaatgcaaGATTACCTTAACCTGAACTAAGCCTTTTTAAGCTTCATTTATATTCCACCATCAATTAATAAGCCCAGAAAGTGTACTGCACGTCTGGCAGGTTTGATGTGGGATCACTCACCGTGACCGCTACGCtgagtgaggaagaggagccaAACTGCTTTCCCTGACCATCACCGATGCGAGGCCTTACAAAGATGACATATGGTTTGAACTCAGCGGTGCGGAGAGTCTTCAATGCCTGAATGTGATAAGACCAATCAGCCATTTACAAACTCCCATATAAAAATCCCACAGAGCTTTTTCTATGGTGAGAAGATATACTGCACAAACAGAAGACCATATAAAGTCAAATCAATGTCTAAGTATAAAAGACTGCACAATTATCAGAGAGGATATTCTTTTTGAAGCAAATAGAAACAGCCTGTGAGCcactaaaaatgttaaaataaacatatttttgatGATTTATTATTGGTTTTATGTTGGCAGACAGTTGCACAAAATAAGGTGAAAAGTCAGTTTGCCTGATATGCATTTCTATCTCCTGTATAGGCTCCGGAAAGCTTCACAGGTCTGGACGCAGGCAACAGATCAATCCAATTTCATTTGAAAATACCATAATATGAAATGTATTCCAATATTGCACATACTACACATGTATATGGCACGATGTGGCCAATATGCAACCTGCTGTCTTTACTTCTTTTAAAGAAGAAGGCACTTTTACATTGACACAGGAAATTCGATTTAAATGAGAAGTGTATTTGGTTAGCAGCGCCGCCtaccatatttttaaaaacacttacCTCTGGCTGCACATCCACCAGACAGACCTTGTTCTGATCCAAAACTCTGTGAATGGAGTCCAAACTGGTGCCATAGAGATTCTCTTTATACTCGCCGTACTCAATAAACCTGCAGAAACACATCATCACCACTAACAAGTTAATTAAATTAACTAAAATGCTGAAACGCTTCAATTAACCCTTTTGTGTTCTAAAATTGTTTTGCACTTCATCAGAAAACATTGTTCCCAGCACTCACTTGCCATTCTGGATGTCTGCCTCAAAAGCAGCTTTACTGATGAAGTGGTACTCCACTCCTTCTCTCTCATGACTCTTCCTGGCTCGAGTGGTGTCTTCAGGGCGCCGTTGGTCAGCAGAAAGCGCAAGTTGGAAAATAAGACACAAGATACTGGATGCTTGTATGTTTCTGGATATCTCATTAAGCTCGATACTGATTACATTAAAAAGCAGTGCGTTTACTGTAAAATCAACTTGCAAAGAGATACTTGTCTCAGTCGGTACCAAtcctattttttatgttttgccaGTGAGTTATTAAAAGGTGAACATCTTTCCAACTACACCAAAGTCTGCAACTCCCTGTCACAGACATCAACAAGCtccatgtacagtggggcaaaaaagtatttagtcagccactgattgtgcaagttcccccacctaaaatgatgacagaggtcagtaatttgcaccagaggtacacttcaactgtgagagacagaatgtgaaaaaaaaaatccatgaatccacatggtaggatttgtaaagaattttttcgtaaatcagggtggaaaataagtatttggtcaataacaaaaatacaactcaatactttgtaacataacctttgttggcaataacagaggtcaaacatttactataggtctttaccaggtttgcacacacagtagctggtattttggcccattcctccatgcagatcttctcgagagcagtgatgttttggggctgtcgccgagcaacacggactttcaactcccgccacagattttctatggggttgaggtctggagactggctaggccactccaggactttcaaatgcttcttacggagccactcctttgttgcccgggcggtgtgttttggatcattgtcatgttggaagacccagcctcgtttcatcttcaaagttctcactgatggaaggaggttttggctcaaaatctcacgatacatggccccattcattctgtccttaacacggatcagtcgtcctgtccccttggcagaaaaacagccccatagcatgatgtttccacccccatgcttcacagtaggtatggtgttcttgggatgcaactcagtattcttcttcctccaaacacgacgagttgagtttataccaaaaagttctactttggtttcatctgaccacatgacattctcccaatcctctgctgtatcatccatgtgctctctggcaaacttcagacgggcctggacatgcactggcttcagcagcggaacacgtctggcactgcgggatttgattccctgccgttgtagtgtgttactgatggtgacctttgttactttggtcccagctctctgcaggtcattcaccaggtccccccgtgtggttctgggatctttgctcaccgttctcatgatcattttgaccccacgggatgagatcttgcgtggagccccagatggagggagattatcagtggtcttgtatgtcttccattttctgatgattgctcccacagttgattttttcacaccaagctgcttgcctattgtagattcactcttcccagtctggtgcaggtctacaatacttttcctggtgtccttcgaaagctctttggtcttggccatggcggagtttggagtctgactgtttgaggctgtggacaggtgtcttttatacagatgatgagttcaaacaggtaccattcatacaggtaacgagtgggggacagaaaagcttcttacagaagacgttacaggtctgtgagagccagagattttccttgtttgaggtgaccaaatacttattttccaccctaatttacgaataaattctttacaaatcctaccatgtgaattcatggatttttttttcacattctgtctctcacagttgaagtgtacctctggtgcaaattactgacctctgtcatcattttaagtgggggaacttgcacaatcggtggctgactaaatacttttttgccccactgtatgactCGTTTATTTTGGCGTGTTTTAAAGTCTCTCGTACTGAATCGTCACAGTAGTTAAACTGGGGAAAACAGCAGCTATGATGGTGACGTTAAATGATTCACCGTCTCACAGTCTGCCTGTGCAGAGATTAGATGCACACACCTCCCTTGAATTAGGCAGTGGGTTGCTAGGTTGGTGCGACAGACGGGTTTGGAAGCATTGAAGGAACAGCTGTTGTGAAATGGCGTCATAACTAACAAAACTGAATTGGAATGGTATGTGGTGTGTGGATTGTTTGTTTAATAATCTGGAAACTCGTGTAATATTTTGAGGGTCACGCAAATTATGGGAGTTTCCTGAGAGAAATGTAAAGGTTGAGTGCGTTTGCAGGTACGAAGTGCCAAAGAACAAAGTGCCTTATACTCACTCGAAAGCTCTTTTACTTCACTCTTATGAATTCAGTGCAAACACTTACAGTCAATTAGAAAAGATAAACAACACTTACGAGGCACAGCCAAACCGTACCGCCGCAGATTCTCAGCAATCACCTTCTGTTTGAGCTCAGCGATCCGTGCTCCAAGTGAACCTATGACCATACAAACAGCATAGCTAGTTTATATAAGATGATCATGAACTTGGAACATGTGTGTATAGATCTGGCCAAAAGTTCACTCATTGTGGGCATGAATAACATGGTAGTTTggagtttttaatgatttctttgaactgttctttttccaggatgaaatgattgtacagcatacatctgtAATCTCTTAAAGAAAATCCCAAGAAGTttgtgcacaagtttgaatcttTTTGGATTTTCTCACAGGGCAAAATTTATACATTGATATACACACTAATATTTggatttttaaatttgaaagGCTAAAGTTGATTTAAATTGGCTGGTTTTGAGCGTACTTTCAATGGGGTTAAGGTCGTGTTTTTTTCGACGGCCGGTTCACAATCATAttagcctgctttatccatTCCAAAACATCCAGTTGTGCCCAAGTTTCAGTTGTCTAGCTGTTTTTCTGATTCTAATTCGAAGGTAGTCTTCCTCCACGATTCCATACGCTTTGTGTAACGTACCAACATTACAAACaaacagccccagagcatgatgctacctCCACCAGTGTTCTCAGGTTTGAAAACCTCAGCATTACTTGTCCAAACATACCAACGGTCATTACTGCCATAAAGCTCAATATTGGTCTCATCTAACCATGAAACTCTTGTCCATAAGGCATTTGCTTTATCCATAAAGTCCACAAAGAGTTTGATGAAGTCAATTTTGGAACAGAGGCTTCGTCCTTGGTCGGCGCTCTCAGTTCATAGTGATGTAAAACTCACTCCATTGTGACGCTGCTATTCCAGCAGTTTCCACTTCATGACAGGTTTGACTCCTGGTGGTTCCTGAACATCCTAAAGAATTTTGAGGATGACTTCACCGTGTCAAgttaaaatactattttaaCATTGTAAACACAGATTTGAGTTTATGCACATATAGAACAGTTAAATTAAAATCCCAAAAGTACCATGACATTCATAACCTGTGATGCCTGTATCTGAATTTCTCATCACAACTGTAGTTTCATCGCTGTTAAAATTCACTCCAATTGACGAACCTATGAGTGTTATAAGGCGAGGTCTCTCTCCAGGACGTGGAAAATATTGTGCGACTTCCTCGTAAATCAGGAACTCTGTGTGATTGGCGTCAGGAGTGTGCGCTTCACCAGGAGAACCCTGGCGATCTTTCCTGTAGCGGAAACTTCTGCGTAGGCTAGCTGTTAGAGACATGAAGGTAGCCTTAGGGTACATATGCTACTGCACTGATCCACACTTATACAAATCCAATAAATACACCAAAATCCTGCCCATGTATTGCAGATCGCTCTGCCACTTTGATATTAAGAAACAGGTTTGAGGTAGCTGAAAATCGCATGTCAAAACAGTATCAcacaagacacacacagtggacaacaacattagataTCAGTAAGAGTACCTGAGTAAAAATCCCATGAGAAAGCATGGCCACAGAAGGCAGGGGCTGCCTTACTCTTGGGAGAAACTACAACTTATATTAGACCATTGAGTAAAGCAacttaagttttattttattatttcttttcaaACAGAATAAAACGATCAGAAGCCATGCATGCTGTGTCTAACTTCTTAAAGCACAGGGTAATCACTGTCAGCATGACGCATGATGACGGGCCATTTGCAGCACATTGAGATGGCATGAGGCGCCACACGAACACTGAGAAGCTCGATGGCTGTAGCACACAGGGCAAAAAGCCTGCCAGTCTAATCATACCCTGACAGgctatatttatattaaaatttgtttgtttttacagaggaaaaaaaaatctaagctCATGGTGGCACTACAGAAACTTGAGTTCCTAAAGTTGTTTACATCCTATCCTAAGCGGAACATGGGGATGTGCAGTAAACCCGATGGCAATCCATCAGGAAGTTGCTGaggtgtttcatttaaaaaccacaaaaaatggTTATAGTACTGGGTGACCAGGTTTCCCCATTCATGTGTTACTGCTCATCAATCATTTTCTTCTCTGGCTCCAATTTCCAAAAGTCAACACTGCCCAAGTGCAGTTTCACATGTCACTGTATTACCATCAATGCCACACTCAATGAGAAACTCACTTCAGTTATTGGCACAATATGATGGAAAAGACcacgaaaaaacaaaaaacacataaaaactgcGTAACTACAACTACAATTACACTACAGTGATATGAGAGACTGAAACACTGAGCTTTTATGCAGTTTCTGGTTACTGTTCAGTTCTGCACAGACAAGAATATGATGTTAAGTACCACAGTACAAGTGAGAATCAGTAGAAATGTTTGCTCAAAAAAAATGCTGATCCCTGCTGATAATCAAAGAAAAGTTGGGTAGTTTTAGTTCATTAGGTGAACTAAAAAGGATCAATTAGAAAAGTGGAATAAACAACTTTAAGACTCCACTATTGGACCATAAAAATGATATTCTTTATGGTGaaacaaagtttttaaataGGACTCAATGCAATCtgtgaaaaaaactaaatacaccCCATAATTCAGTACATCGActcttctttttcagccattctgctgTAGTTTTGCTGCTGGACTTCAGTGTCCTGTTGTGTGACCAAATTTGTGCCAAGCTTTCGCTGCTGGACAGacagcctcacatttgactctggaATACACACGGAGGAGTTTATGGtcgactcaatgactgcaatgaGTTTGATACATGAACATTTTACACTACCTCTCAGCATTAGTATCCCATATTATCTCATAAAAAACATACCCTTTTGCCCCATGTTTAGTTTGTTGGAAACTGGTCACCCTAGTTGCCACTACAGGAATGTCTAAATGAAATCACACTACATTAAGGCAGCTGTAGAGATAATTCAGCTCTAGCGGACAGATGGGTGTGGACATGGTTTAggggaggaaggaaaaaaaaaagaaaaaaaaaaaagaaggtcaaAATGGTGTGAACAAACACCCACTGAAGCACAGTCACATCCTGGAAGCCTGGCCAACCTACTGGTGAGAATTTCTTGTGTAGTGGTCACACACGTggactgttttctgtttgacggtTATCTGGCCTAACCCTCAATAATCAATGAAGCAACCAAAGAAATCCAGTCTCACACAATCTGAGGAATAATATACACACTcgaaaagaaaaagcttagCACACAGACTGAGCGAAAGATGTGATGTTGCAGTGATTAACATAAACTCACTGATTGTGCTTGCTCACCTATGTCCTTTCCATTCACAGCACTCTTATTGTCACAGTCTTCTGTTGGATGGCAATCGGGAAGAGAAGACAGGgtaagaggagggaggaggtgtTGGGGGTACTTTAACGTGAGAACACAGCAGGTTAGGAGAGGATTTGTGGCAGTTAAAGAAACTGTAAAGGCAAAACATGACACAGTGTGGATGGGGAGGAGGAAAGTGACCAAAATTTGTGTTTCAGATGGGTCGATGAGAATTTCATACAGAAATTCAGGCAAGAAAAACATGGAGCCAGTCCAAACTGGGGATGAGAGATGGTTGCTAAAATGAGGGGTTTTCTACGTACCTCTATCGGCCCGTTCATCTGAAGTTAGCAAAGCAAGGAATAATACACAGTATCACTGTAGAGTGTGACATAGACTATTCAGCGACCCCTAGTGTACATTCAGCTCTCTCAAATTCACAATGCAGTCTCATAACTGTCACTGTATCCATGCTTGGAGATCCTCAACCATCTTCTTTCTCTACTGGAaagactttaatttttttttttttaaattaagaataACTGGATAATCAGATTTTTAAAGGAGAGAAACCATTTTACTACTGCATCTTTTTGATGAAAGAAAAGGACTTGCATCATTTCATCTTTTAAATTGGATTTAGGAAATTAAAGTGATGGATTATGCATTTCCCCCCCTCAGAGATTAATCTTTGATCCCCTCCTTCTCTTTATAATCTCTCTTTTAGGACCTCCTTGGATAGATTAGACCCACAACAGAAGATGTGTGTTGAGATCTAAGAGTCTAAAACATTTGCGCTTGTATATAGTAAGTAATGCTTACATGTGGGAGCTTTTGGGGAAATGGGAGCAGATACGGAACCCATTTTCATCCTGTATCTCAGTCGCctgggaagaaaaacaaacattttcaaaaatgtattactgatttaaaaaaaaaaaaaaaggcagctttTTAACATCTGATACACAGACTTGATGCAAGCTACCTCTCCTGAAACTGCACTGAAGGGATGAGGGCAGCACGCAGGTTACAGTCGCCCACCCTCTTGGCCTGCCACCAGGTGGGGTCTTCCTGGCTAACAACCTGAAGAACGTCACCCCGTTTAAAGGGGAGTCCTGCCTCTTGGCACGGGGTTGCTTTGTCCTCAAAAGGTGTGTAATCAAATAAAGCTCGGATGTAGACCTTTAAAAAGAAGGAGGAATATTCTGTTAAAAAACTTTATCatctctgtatttatttaactttattcaTTATATACAGAAAAGTGTAAGATACTTTGGTGAATACACATATAgcgctgtgcaaaagtcttgagccacttgTCAGTGTGTCTACACCTAACAGACGACTAAGCCAATAAcaattttaaactgtatctttagacactttgttacTATCAGCCTGACACAGATCCAAGATCCAGCTGAGATCTGACACAGGCTGAGGCAACAACTGGtcgctgaagcctcatcaggcTTTTATTCCAAGGAAAGAAAGCTGAAAATGgactggagaaaaagaaaatctgtggcaaCAGGTCATATGGAGTAATGAACCctaattacatttttgattcCAATCGTTATCAGTTTGCACAAAAGAGACCAGGAGAGATACAACAGtgagtggaggctctgtcatggtttggggtatttattttattttttaaatgagggGTGGAtcatgacatttatttatttatttttccacagttCTGTAATTCTGCAAGTTGCACAATCAAACATTTGCTCATACGCAACACTAAAGGGCAAGGTAAAGAAAAGTAAAGTGGATACATGTGAATAAACCTTGATGAAGGGCTGAGTGGTTGTGACCGTCCATAAGAAAAGCCTGCGTACTCACGCAGCAAGCATTCCTAACcttgctttctttcattttatcgTCATCTGCAACAGCTGGGATGATTTTCAGTGTGATGGAGCCTTGTGATTgggactaaaaaaaaacaacaacaacagagcaCCACAATGATCGGCTGCCAGCTACAAGAATCATAGTATCTGAACTAGTCCAATTCCACATTTATTACCAGTATCTGACTAATTTCATCTGGCCTTTTGTGGGTTATCAGGTTTCCGTTGACCTCTCGAAGCTCATCCCCTACATGCACCAGACCTGGAAACACAAGCACAGCACGCAGGGGGAATACAGCTAAAGAAATGCCCAATTCTTAGAATACAAACCTGAAATGTGAACAAAAGACGATTTTGTGTTGCCAGTATGTCGATAACATTACTATGGCAACATCCAGACGCAAACCTAGTTTATATTCTCAAAATATGCAATCTCGTGGCACTAATCTCATGGATTTGATTTCTGTTACAGTTCACAGGGTTACGCAATGTAATCTACTGACATCTCTCTCAGTATATCAGTAGTGCTAAGAAGGTCCCACTGGGTAGCGTTAGCATCCACGGTAATAGAGATATTATAATACAATAGTGCTGTTCCATTACGCATTTGATTTTCCACATAAAAAATATCTGGCATTTAAAGTTCAGTAGAAatgttttgcaaactcagtctCACCACTCCGGTCAGCTGCGCCTCCCCTCATGATTCGGGCCACAATTACAGCTCCTGTTGCTTCATCTCTCCGAATAGTCGCTCCCTGTTTATACAAGCATGCACATTAATAAATAAGATGTATTCATAGCAAATCTCATCCCAAAGTCACTAAGCTGGCCTAATCCTCCGACTGGAGGAAGAGGCTCCCAATTTGCAGCTAGTTGTAATTGGAAAGATCAATAACTGACTGAAGCTAAATGTCAAAATGGTACGTGAATGAAGAGTCTGATACCCCATCATCAATATTGCCTACTTGTTTGTGCTTCTACTTAAAGTTCATGCAATTTAATGACATTTAAATGCTGTAATTACAGGTTTTCTAATTgctgcatcaagcaaaaaattTGCAGCCCACTTTAGCTTCAATCACTGTTTGCTACTCTGGGTTACATTTTTAGCTTTAAGTAAATCATGTGTTAGTTTGACACTTTAGAAAATGTGATGTACTTATTTCCTTTCCTACTGAGAGCTGGATGAAGATATAAACACTAATCTCATGTCTGTGTACTCACAGCATGAAGGTGCAGTCAGCAgacagttagcttagcttaacaGTCTTAAATCTGGAAACAGCCAAGCTAACAGTTCCTCCCCTATGGACCAAGTGGTCTGTGAGGCTTTGACAAAACTTCTGAAGGTTATATTTTACACTCAGCCAAAGTCTA
Proteins encoded in this window:
- the LOC113019373 gene encoding MAGUK p55 subfamily member 3-like isoform X2; translation: MIEAMPIVSASTGLHEILALLTSQLHPDANHKEDLVFLKDVFSEKSIGYLMKIHEKLKQYEKHSPTPVLHSASCLAEDLAEELQNGPLEDDEQELLLLLSTPHLKAVLSAHDTVAQKKFDPVLPPLPDDLDDDLEEESVKIVRLVKNKEPLGATIRRDEATGAVIVARIMRGGAADRSGLVHVGDELREVNGNLITHKRPDEISQILSQSQGSITLKIIPAVADDDKMKESKVYIRALFDYTPFEDKATPCQEAGLPFKRGDVLQVVSQEDPTWWQAKRVGDCNLRAALIPSVQFQERRLRYRMKMGSVSAPISPKAPTYERADREDCDNKSAVNGKDIVSPKSKAAPAFCGHAFSWDFYSASLRRSFRYRKDRQGSPGEAHTPDANHTEFLIYEEVAQYFPRPGERPRLITLIGSLGARIAELKQKVIAENLRRYGLAVPHTTRARKSHEREGVEYHFISKAAFEADIQNGKFIEYGEYKENLYGTSLDSIHRVLDQNKVCLVDVQPEALKTLRTAEFKPYVIFVRPRIGDGQGKQFGSSSSLSVAVTDDDLQEMKQSAEQMDECYGHWVDYVLVKEDPASALAELQVVLEKVQMEPQWVPASWVRR
- the LOC113019373 gene encoding MAGUK p55 subfamily member 3-like isoform X1 — encoded protein: MIEAMPIVSASTGLHEILALLTSQLHPDANHKEDLVFLKDVFSEKSIGYLMKIHEKLKQYEKHSPTPVLHSASCLAEDLAEELQNGPLEDDEQELLLLLSTPHLKAVLSAHDTVAQKKFDPVLPPLPDDLDDDLEEESVKIVRLVKNKEPLGATIRRDEATGAVIVARIMRGGAADRSGLVHVGDELREVNGNLITHKRPDEISQILSQSQGSITLKIIPAVADDDKMKESKVYIRALFDYTPFEDKATPCQEAGLPFKRGDVLQVVSQEDPTWWQAKRVGDCNLRAALIPSVQFQERRLRYRMKMGSVSAPISPKAPTYERADREDCDNKSAVNGKDIVVVSPKSKAAPAFCGHAFSWDFYSASLRRSFRYRKDRQGSPGEAHTPDANHTEFLIYEEVAQYFPRPGERPRLITLIGSLGARIAELKQKVIAENLRRYGLAVPHTTRARKSHEREGVEYHFISKAAFEADIQNGKFIEYGEYKENLYGTSLDSIHRVLDQNKVCLVDVQPEALKTLRTAEFKPYVIFVRPRIGDGQGKQFGSSSSLSVAVTDDDLQEMKQSAEQMDECYGHWVDYVLVKEDPASALAELQVVLEKVQMEPQWVPASWVRR
- the LOC113019373 gene encoding MAGUK p55 subfamily member 3-like isoform X3, which translates into the protein MIEAMPIVSASTGLHEILALLTSQLHPDANHKEDLVFLKDVFSEKSIGYLMKIHEKLKQYEKHSPTPVLHSASCLAEDLAEELQNGPLEDDEQELLLLLSTPHLKAVLSAHDTVAQKKFDPVLPPLPDDLDDDLEEESVKIVRLVKNKEPLGATIRRDEATGAVIVARIMRGGAADRSGLVHVGDELREVNGNLITHKRPDEISQILSQSQGSITLKIIPAVADDDKMKESKVYIRALFDYTPFEDKATPCQEAGLPFKRGDVLQVVSQEDPTWWQAKRVGDCNLRAALIPSVQFQERRLRYRMKMGSVSAPISPKAPTYERADREDCDNKSAVNGKDIASLRRSFRYRKDRQGSPGEAHTPDANHTEFLIYEEVAQYFPRPGERPRLITLIGSLGARIAELKQKVIAENLRRYGLAVPHTTRARKSHEREGVEYHFISKAAFEADIQNGKFIEYGEYKENLYGTSLDSIHRVLDQNKVCLVDVQPEALKTLRTAEFKPYVIFVRPRIGDGQGKQFGSSSSLSVAVTDDDLQEMKQSAEQMDECYGHWVDYVLVKEDPASALAELQVVLEKVQMEPQWVPASWVRR
- the LOC113019373 gene encoding MAGUK p55 subfamily member 3-like isoform X4; its protein translation is MIEAMPIVSASTGLHEILALLTSQLHPDANHKEDLVFLKDVFSEKSIGYLMKIHEKLKQYEKHSPTPVLHSASCLAEDLAEELQNGPLEDDEQELLLLLSTPHLKAVLSAHDTVAQKKFDPVLPPLPDDLDDDLEEESVKIVRLVKNKEPLGATIRRDEATGAVIVARIMRGGAADRSGLVHVGDELREVNGNLITHKRPDEISQILSQSQGSITLKIIPAVADDDKMKESKVYIRALFDYTPFEDKATPCQEAGLPFKRGDVLQVVSQEDPTWWQAKRVGDCNLRAALIPSVQFQERRLRYRMKMGSVSAPISPKAPTSSLRRSFRYRKDRQGSPGEAHTPDANHTEFLIYEEVAQYFPRPGERPRLITLIGSLGARIAELKQKVIAENLRRYGLAVPHTTRARKSHEREGVEYHFISKAAFEADIQNGKFIEYGEYKENLYGTSLDSIHRVLDQNKVCLVDVQPEALKTLRTAEFKPYVIFVRPRIGDGQGKQFGSSSSLSVAVTDDDLQEMKQSAEQMDECYGHWVDYVLVKEDPASALAELQVVLEKVQMEPQWVPASWVRR
- the LOC113019373 gene encoding MAGUK p55 subfamily member 3-like isoform X5, with the protein product MLRLLAVWEAFWELMIAVESERSFYSLSFLFPRNRAVLSAHDTVAQKKFDPVLPPLPDDLDDDLEEESVKIVRLVKNKEPLGATIRRDEATGAVIVARIMRGGAADRSGLVHVGDELREVNGNLITHKRPDEISQILSQSQGSITLKIIPAVADDDKMKESKVYIRALFDYTPFEDKATPCQEAGLPFKRGDVLQVVSQEDPTWWQAKRVGDCNLRAALIPSVQFQERRLRYRMKMGSVSAPISPKAPTYERADREDCDNKSAVNGKDIVVVSPKSKAAPAFCGHAFSWDFYSASLRRSFRYRKDRQGSPGEAHTPDANHTEFLIYEEVAQYFPRPGERPRLITLIGSLGARIAELKQKVIAENLRRYGLAVPHTTRARKSHEREGVEYHFISKAAFEADIQNGKFIEYGEYKENLYGTSLDSIHRVLDQNKVCLVDVQPEALKTLRTAEFKPYVIFVRPRIGDGQGKQFGSSSSLSVAVTDDDLQEMKQSAEQMDECYGHWVDYVLVKEDPASALAELQVVLEKVQMEPQWVPASWVRR